One Natrinema marinum genomic window carries:
- a CDS encoding preprotein translocase subunit Sec61beta yields the protein MDKGQNTGGLMSSAGLVRYFDSEDSNAIRIDPKTVIAFGVMLGVLVQLLTFVS from the coding sequence ATGGATAAAGGACAGAACACTGGGGGGCTGATGTCCAGTGCCGGTCTCGTCCGGTACTTCGACTCCGAGGACTCGAACGCGATTCGCATCGATCCGAAGACGGTCATCGCGTTCGGCGTCATGCTCGGCGTGCTGGTACAGCTCCTGACCTTCGTCTCGTAA
- a CDS encoding PAS domain S-box protein, which produces MTRPTVARTDTDAAAREISVGYVGDDPATAAEITRALEASNDRLTVESIADDATALADDATYRVDCLVGRVAGDREEYPLLERVREDRPRLPVFVVTDDWDEDAASAALEAGATGCLPESAARHGMRLATRIEGAVERATERRDLEAATARFRAFTESATFAVVTASDDGRIQYANDAVESVVGYTPGELVGERISTIVPAKYRNSHRDTIARYLRTGDRSLDWDWVELDALHADGHEVPVGISFGEALVDGEHLFTAVIRDLRDRRRLEREREATLERIADAFVSIDADWEYTYVNEQAVDLLQQPREELLGQPFETAFRTVSGTDVERQLEQAFAEQTAVSFTEYFAALESWFEVRAYPSEDGLSIFFTDVTDRIHAEEELESNVTALQALYDVSTRTDASFAEKLPDLLELGCEYLDLPYGFLTRIDVDERTQTIVESQSDHPLLQEGESCPLAKAYCRKTIKTHGLVTVANAPDEGWTGDPAYELFELGSYVGAKVTVDGTIHGTLCFASSEPRNGDGFSAAERTLVKLMAKWVSYETEREQSRETLEAQNDRLQEFASVVSHDLRNPLNVAQGALELAAEGDRSQLEACREALDRMEQLIEELLSLAEQGATAADLEPVSVSDCATKAWSMVDTGDAALEVGDDCWIRADPDRLQQLLENLFRNALDHGIPEDGSSADLTVTVGSCDDRDGFYIADTGRGIPADERDAVFDIGFTTAEDGTGFGLGIVERVADAHGWSLEAMASEAGGARFELTGVDRPRE; this is translated from the coding sequence ATGACCAGGCCGACCGTCGCCCGGACGGACACTGACGCTGCGGCCCGCGAGATCAGCGTGGGGTACGTCGGCGACGATCCAGCGACCGCCGCCGAAATCACGCGCGCGCTCGAGGCGTCGAACGATCGGCTCACCGTCGAGTCGATCGCCGACGACGCGACGGCGCTCGCCGACGACGCGACGTACCGCGTGGACTGTCTCGTCGGCCGGGTCGCCGGAGACCGCGAGGAGTATCCGCTGCTCGAGCGGGTCCGCGAGGACCGCCCGCGGCTGCCCGTGTTCGTCGTCACCGACGACTGGGACGAGGACGCCGCCAGCGCCGCGCTCGAGGCCGGCGCGACCGGCTGTCTGCCCGAATCGGCCGCCCGTCACGGGATGCGGCTCGCGACGCGGATCGAGGGGGCGGTCGAGCGTGCGACCGAGCGACGCGATCTCGAGGCGGCGACCGCCCGGTTTCGGGCGTTCACTGAGAGCGCTACCTTCGCCGTGGTGACGGCGAGTGACGACGGGAGGATTCAGTACGCCAACGACGCTGTCGAATCCGTCGTGGGCTATACGCCCGGGGAACTGGTCGGCGAGCGGATCTCGACGATCGTTCCGGCGAAGTATCGGAACAGCCACCGGGACACGATCGCCCGCTACCTGCGGACGGGCGACCGAAGCCTCGACTGGGACTGGGTGGAACTCGACGCCCTCCACGCGGACGGTCACGAGGTCCCCGTGGGCATCTCGTTCGGTGAGGCGCTTGTCGACGGCGAGCACCTCTTCACCGCCGTCATCCGCGATCTCCGCGACCGCAGGCGCTTAGAGCGCGAACGCGAGGCGACCCTCGAACGGATCGCCGACGCTTTTGTCTCTATCGACGCCGACTGGGAGTACACCTACGTCAACGAACAGGCGGTCGACCTCCTCCAGCAACCCCGCGAGGAACTGCTCGGACAGCCTTTCGAGACCGCGTTCCGGACCGTCTCCGGGACGGATGTCGAGCGGCAACTCGAGCAGGCCTTCGCCGAGCAGACGGCGGTCAGCTTCACGGAGTACTTCGCGGCGCTCGAGAGCTGGTTCGAGGTCCGGGCGTATCCCTCCGAGGACGGGCTCTCGATCTTCTTCACCGACGTGACCGACCGGATCCACGCGGAGGAGGAACTCGAATCGAACGTGACGGCGCTGCAGGCGCTGTACGACGTGTCGACCAGAACCGACGCCTCGTTCGCGGAGAAGCTGCCCGATCTGCTCGAGCTCGGCTGCGAGTATCTCGACCTGCCCTACGGCTTCCTGACGCGAATCGACGTCGACGAGCGAACGCAGACCATCGTCGAGTCCCAGAGCGATCACCCGCTCTTGCAGGAAGGCGAGTCCTGCCCCCTCGCGAAGGCATACTGCCGGAAGACGATCAAGACTCACGGCCTCGTCACCGTCGCGAACGCGCCCGACGAGGGCTGGACCGGCGATCCGGCCTACGAGCTGTTCGAACTCGGCAGCTACGTCGGCGCGAAGGTGACCGTCGACGGCACCATTCATGGCACCCTCTGTTTCGCCTCGAGCGAACCCAGGAACGGTGACGGCTTCTCGGCGGCCGAGCGCACGCTGGTCAAGCTGATGGCCAAGTGGGTCAGCTACGAGACCGAGCGCGAGCAGTCCCGCGAGACGCTCGAGGCCCAGAACGACCGCCTCCAAGAGTTCGCGAGCGTCGTCAGTCACGATCTGCGGAACCCGCTGAACGTCGCACAGGGCGCGCTCGAGCTCGCCGCAGAGGGCGACCGCTCGCAACTCGAGGCCTGTCGGGAGGCGTTAGACCGGATGGAACAGCTGATCGAGGAGTTGCTCTCGCTGGCCGAACAGGGGGCGACGGCCGCCGATCTCGAGCCCGTCTCGGTCAGCGATTGCGCGACGAAGGCGTGGTCGATGGTCGACACCGGCGACGCAGCCCTCGAAGTCGGCGACGACTGCTGGATCCGGGCCGACCCCGACCGCCTACAGCAGTTGCTCGAGAACCTGTTTCGAAACGCGCTCGACCACGGAATCCCCGAAGACGGGTCCAGCGCCGACCTGACAGTCACCGTCGGTTCCTGCGATGACCGCGACGGGTTTTACATCGCGGACACCGGCCGCGGGATTCCGGCCGACGAACGCGACGCGGTCTTCGACATCGGCTTCACGACGGCCGAGGACGGCACCGGCTTCGGTCTCGGTATCGTCGAGCGGGTGGCCGACGCCCACGGCTGGTCCCTCGAGGCGATGGCGAGCGAGGCCGGCGGCGCTCGCTTCGAACTAACCGGGGTCGACCGACCCCGCGAGTGA
- the npdG gene encoding NADPH-dependent F420 reductase, with amino-acid sequence MRIALLGGTGDIGEGLALRFARDTSHEILIGSRDPEKARDAVAEYEERLEGRTGEVDIKGFGNEMAADRADVVILSVPPYYVGDTVEAVADSLDSDTVLVTPAVGMQGDEDGLHYHPPSAGSVTELVAGRAPDAVPVVGAFHNLAADALSNLENDLDLDTLVVADDDAAGDTVVDLANEIEGLRALGAGPLANAAEVESVTPLVINIAKYNEDMHDVGVKWI; translated from the coding sequence ATGCGAATCGCACTACTCGGCGGCACCGGCGACATCGGCGAAGGACTCGCGCTCCGTTTCGCTCGCGACACGAGCCACGAGATCCTCATCGGCTCGAGAGATCCAGAGAAGGCCCGCGACGCGGTCGCGGAGTACGAGGAGCGACTCGAGGGGCGCACCGGCGAGGTCGACATCAAGGGCTTCGGCAACGAGATGGCGGCCGACCGCGCGGACGTGGTCATCCTCAGCGTCCCGCCGTACTACGTCGGCGACACCGTCGAGGCGGTCGCCGACAGCCTCGATTCGGACACCGTCCTCGTGACCCCCGCGGTCGGCATGCAGGGCGACGAGGACGGCCTGCACTACCACCCGCCGAGCGCGGGCAGCGTCACCGAACTCGTCGCAGGGCGGGCGCCCGACGCGGTCCCGGTCGTCGGCGCGTTCCACAACCTCGCGGCTGACGCCCTGTCGAACCTCGAGAACGACCTCGACCTCGACACGCTCGTCGTCGCCGACGACGACGCGGCCGGCGACACCGTCGTCGACCTCGCAAACGAAATCGAAGGCCTGCGCGCGCTCGGGGCCGGCCCGCTGGCCAACGCGGCGGAGGTCGAGAGCGTCACGCCGCTGGTCATCAACATCGCGAAGTACAACGAGGACATGCACGATGTCGGCGTGAAGTGGATCTAG
- a CDS encoding thioredoxin family protein has product MTVTLKDFYADWCGPCKTQDPILEELEDDWEGRFEVEKVNVDEQQDIANEYQVRSLPTLIIENDDGIVERFVGVTQRNDIEDALESAGA; this is encoded by the coding sequence ATGACCGTCACACTCAAGGACTTCTACGCGGACTGGTGTGGCCCCTGCAAGACCCAGGACCCGATCCTCGAGGAGCTCGAGGACGACTGGGAGGGGCGATTCGAAGTCGAGAAAGTCAACGTCGACGAACAGCAGGACATCGCCAACGAGTACCAGGTGCGCTCGCTGCCGACGCTCATCATCGAGAACGACGACGGCATCGTCGAGCGCTTCGTCGGCGTCACCCAGCGCAACGACATCGAAGACGCCCTCGAGTCCGCTGGCGCCTAA
- a CDS encoding deoxyhypusine synthase codes for MSDEHDHGSDGGDEAAGHHEPERHTFSHDPIGHAEVRAGMTVGELADEYGNAGVGAADLHEAVDVTEAMFDDDVTVFFSLAGAMVPTGMRAIVADLIREGYIDVLVTTGANLTHDAIEAIGGKHHHGAVHAEGKTEREHDETLRDEGVDRIYNVYLPQEFFATFESHLRDEVFPPLETECEEDGLVSIQRLTEELGRANAEINEREDVDEDPGIAAAAYENDVPIYCPAVQDSVLGLQAWMYSQTSAFSLDALADMTPLTDIAFDADEAGAFVVGGGVPKNFTLQTMLVAPGAYDYAVQLTMDPKQTGGLSGATLDEARSWGKLEKDADNVSVYADATITLPLVVAAARERLEGER; via the coding sequence ATGAGCGACGAGCACGATCACGGGAGCGACGGCGGCGACGAGGCAGCGGGCCACCACGAGCCCGAGCGCCACACCTTCTCGCACGACCCGATCGGACACGCGGAGGTCCGCGCGGGGATGACGGTGGGCGAACTGGCCGACGAGTACGGCAACGCTGGCGTCGGCGCGGCGGATCTCCACGAGGCCGTCGACGTGACCGAGGCGATGTTCGACGACGACGTGACCGTCTTCTTCAGCCTCGCGGGCGCGATGGTCCCCACGGGGATGCGAGCGATCGTTGCCGACCTGATCCGGGAGGGCTACATCGACGTGCTGGTCACCACGGGGGCGAACCTCACCCACGACGCCATCGAGGCCATCGGCGGCAAACACCACCACGGCGCGGTCCACGCCGAGGGCAAGACCGAACGCGAGCACGACGAGACCCTGCGTGACGAGGGCGTCGACCGCATCTACAACGTCTACCTCCCGCAGGAGTTCTTCGCGACCTTCGAGTCGCACCTGCGCGACGAGGTGTTCCCGCCCCTCGAGACGGAGTGCGAGGAAGACGGGCTCGTCTCGATCCAGCGGCTCACCGAAGAACTCGGTCGGGCCAACGCCGAGATCAACGAGCGCGAGGACGTCGACGAGGACCCCGGCATCGCCGCCGCGGCCTACGAGAACGACGTGCCGATCTACTGTCCCGCCGTCCAGGACTCCGTCCTCGGGCTCCAGGCGTGGATGTACTCCCAGACCTCCGCGTTCTCGCTGGACGCGCTCGCGGACATGACGCCGCTCACTGACATCGCCTTCGACGCCGACGAGGCCGGCGCGTTCGTCGTCGGCGGCGGCGTCCCCAAGAACTTCACCCTCCAGACGATGCTCGTCGCCCCCGGCGCGTACGACTACGCCGTTCAGTTGACGATGGACCCCAAACAGACCGGCGGCCTCTCCGGCGCGACCCTGGACGAGGCCCGCTCGTGGGGCAAACTCGAGAAGGACGCCGACAACGTCTCCGTCTACGCCGACGCGACGATCACGCTGCCGCTGGTCGTGGCGGCGGCTCGGGAGCGACTCGAGGGAGAGCGGTAG
- a CDS encoding glycerophosphodiester phosphodiesterase — MSRPAVIAHRGYAGVAPENTIAAVERAVAHDETAMLEIDVRPAADGTPVVVHDERLEGTREGRPLTDATGLVRETPLEAIREARVLGTEATIPTLSELLAAVPETVGVNVELKGCGRSDLRVGESLSSAERDRRREAWRPFVERVVADCAAFGGDLLFSSFCEGAIAALRELADYATAALLWDDLEAGLEIARRYDCEAIHPPRNAIVGTELAGTAYAGLSGEPSIDVLAEAHAEGRAVNVWTATNWLQFDALAAAGVDGIVADYPGLGDRSPSR; from the coding sequence ATGAGCCGTCCCGCCGTCATCGCACACCGCGGCTACGCCGGCGTCGCGCCCGAGAACACGATCGCCGCCGTCGAGCGCGCGGTCGCACACGACGAGACGGCGATGCTCGAGATCGACGTGCGGCCGGCGGCCGACGGAACGCCGGTGGTCGTCCACGACGAACGCCTCGAGGGGACTCGCGAAGGGCGGCCGCTGACCGACGCGACCGGACTCGTTCGAGAGACGCCGCTCGAGGCGATCCGCGAAGCGCGGGTTCTCGGCACCGAGGCGACGATCCCAACGCTTTCTGAACTGCTCGCTGCAGTTCCCGAGACGGTCGGCGTCAACGTCGAACTGAAGGGGTGTGGCCGATCGGACCTGCGGGTCGGCGAATCGCTCTCGTCGGCCGAGCGCGATCGGCGACGCGAGGCGTGGCGGCCGTTCGTCGAGCGCGTCGTCGCCGACTGCGCGGCCTTCGGCGGCGACCTCCTCTTCTCGTCCTTTTGCGAGGGCGCGATCGCGGCGCTGCGCGAACTCGCCGATTACGCCACCGCGGCCCTGCTCTGGGACGACCTCGAGGCCGGCCTCGAGATCGCGCGTCGTTACGACTGCGAGGCGATCCACCCGCCGCGGAACGCGATCGTCGGGACGGAACTGGCCGGAACGGCCTACGCCGGGCTTTCGGGCGAGCCGTCGATCGACGTGCTCGCGGAAGCTCACGCCGAGGGCCGCGCGGTCAACGTTTGGACGGCGACGAACTGGCTCCAGTTCGACGCGCTCGCGGCGGCTGGCGTCGACGGGATCGTCGCCGACTATCCGGGACTCGGCGATCGTTCGCCGTCGCGGTAG
- a CDS encoding glycosyltransferase gives MTSDESDGDDADVSFVIPARNEADYLRGALASLTALDTDYAYETIVVDRDSSDETGEIAREYGATVVQGGDSSIAAARNLGAERARGEWLGFLDADTRVRANYVTELLGFVEAEGLAAASSYCRITGPRRAKLLELTINHLFSRLERPILPGFNCFVHRRAFEELGGVPDVPNEDTAFSRMLSRRYPTAYCPTVLVERSGRRIADLGLTGTLWHYARLDVRRLRAEC, from the coding sequence ATGACGAGCGACGAGTCGGACGGCGACGACGCCGATGTCAGTTTCGTCATTCCGGCCAGAAACGAGGCTGACTACCTCCGAGGGGCATTGGCGAGTCTCACAGCACTGGACACCGATTACGCCTACGAGACCATCGTGGTCGACAGGGACTCGAGCGACGAGACGGGCGAAATCGCCCGCGAATACGGGGCGACGGTCGTTCAGGGGGGTGACTCGAGCATCGCCGCCGCGCGAAATCTCGGCGCCGAGCGGGCACGCGGCGAGTGGCTGGGGTTTCTCGACGCCGACACGCGGGTGCGGGCGAACTACGTGACCGAACTGCTCGGGTTCGTCGAGGCCGAAGGGCTCGCAGCGGCGAGTTCGTACTGCCGAATCACGGGCCCCCGCCGCGCGAAGCTGCTGGAACTGACCATCAACCACCTCTTCTCGCGGCTCGAGCGTCCGATTCTGCCGGGATTCAACTGTTTCGTCCACCGACGAGCCTTCGAGGAACTCGGCGGCGTTCCGGACGTACCGAACGAGGACACGGCCTTCAGTCGGATGCTCTCGCGGCGCTACCCGACGGCCTACTGTCCGACCGTCCTGGTCGAGCGTTCGGGTCGTCGGATCGCCGACCTCGGGCTGACGGGGACGCTGTGGCACTACGCGCGGTTGGACGTCCGGCGGCTTCGGGCGGAGTGCTGA
- the pdxT gene encoding pyridoxal 5'-phosphate synthase glutaminase subunit PdxT gives MSLTAGVVAVQGDVSEHAAAIERAAEAHGHEVAVREIRESGIVPDCDLLAMPGGESTTISRLIHGEGIAPEIRDHVAAGKPLLATCAGLIVASSDAGDDRVDELGVIDASVERNAFGRQKDSFEAPLEVTGLDDPFPAVFIRAPAIDTVGAAAVLATWDERPVAVRDGPVVGTAFHPELTTDSRIHGLAFFENDAVELPLEGSGSRRS, from the coding sequence ATGTCACTGACTGCGGGCGTCGTCGCGGTGCAAGGCGACGTGTCCGAACACGCGGCGGCGATCGAACGCGCCGCGGAGGCCCACGGGCACGAGGTTGCCGTCCGCGAGATCCGCGAATCGGGGATCGTTCCCGACTGCGATCTGCTGGCGATGCCGGGCGGCGAGTCGACGACCATCTCCCGACTGATCCACGGCGAGGGAATCGCCCCCGAAATCCGGGATCACGTCGCCGCCGGCAAGCCGCTGCTCGCGACCTGTGCTGGCCTGATCGTCGCCTCGAGCGACGCCGGCGACGACCGGGTCGACGAACTCGGCGTGATCGACGCGAGCGTCGAGCGCAACGCCTTCGGCCGGCAGAAGGACAGCTTCGAAGCGCCCCTCGAGGTGACGGGCCTCGACGACCCCTTCCCGGCAGTGTTCATTCGCGCACCCGCGATCGATACGGTCGGCGCGGCAGCGGTGCTCGCGACCTGGGACGAGCGCCCGGTCGCAGTCCGGGACGGCCCCGTCGTCGGGACCGCGTTCCACCCCGAACTGACGACGGACAGTCGGATCCACGGCCTGGCCTTCTTCGAAAACGACGCGGTGGAACTGCCACTCGAGGGATCGGGGTCGCGCCGGTCGTGA
- a CDS encoding cbb3-type cytochrome c oxidase subunit I, with the protein MSDFPPRTTIKRWLVTTNHKDVGILYLGTALFFLLAGGLLALLFRIQLWEAGGTGFLTNTEYNQAVSIHGLLMVFWFISPFGFGFANYVVPLQIGAKDLAFPRLNALSYWFYLFSGVLVLVSFFQGVTWANGWYMYAPLNVPIYNPGYTLTMGGNTTILALTLFTMSVSLGSVNFLTTIHRCRAEGMGTWNMPLFTWGILLTVWMMLFAFAALLAALILMLTDRILLTQYYSSTAEGSSLLWGHLFWFFGHPEVYIVFFPSLGILFETFQTFTGRRLVGRKWVIIAMVLVAVQSFLVWMHHMFLTTINLEIKTLFMATTIGISLPFDLMVFSLIYTMVKGRVRFTTPFLFALGALVLFILGGITGVFLGAVVLDYEFRGTYWVVAHFHYVMVSGVTALIGGLYYWWPKITGKMYSERLGKLSFAVYFFGFNLLYFPMFLAWETPRRVFNYPPGTEFFQQLATVGAFVLGLSVLLVLVTLAKSFVSGPDAPDNPWTYSRTAEWATTSPPPLENWPDRPSYASGKLEFVDDRSAAATDGGAVAHERTQAEPLEADHEDHASIWPFAIGIGMFVTFLGLSGLTPYVANFATSHGAELAGQTSGSPTLLYPVLSVVGVGILLGAFFQFGREQFNAPEMAIAERWPFEGVGTTKTGVWIFLASDVVVFGAVIGAYIFMRLHTGWQEIGTVPPSALVGLINTYVLLTSSFTVVVALVMAERGNKRGLLGAMGATLLLGLTFLTVKGYEWSQEFAHDIYWFTDLEYSMYFVTTGLHALHVILGLLIAGFMIYRIASVDAYLEDDRPVEYFGLYWHFVDIVWVFLFPLFYLM; encoded by the coding sequence ATGAGTGATTTTCCGCCGCGGACGACGATCAAGCGGTGGCTGGTGACGACCAACCACAAGGACGTTGGCATCCTCTATCTGGGGACCGCGCTGTTCTTCCTGCTGGCCGGCGGTCTCCTCGCGCTGTTGTTCCGCATCCAGTTGTGGGAGGCCGGCGGGACCGGCTTCCTCACGAACACCGAGTACAACCAGGCGGTCTCGATCCACGGCCTGTTGATGGTGTTCTGGTTCATCTCGCCCTTTGGCTTCGGCTTCGCGAACTACGTCGTCCCCCTACAGATCGGGGCGAAAGATCTGGCGTTCCCCCGCCTGAACGCGTTGAGTTACTGGTTCTATCTCTTTTCGGGCGTTCTCGTTCTGGTCTCGTTCTTCCAGGGCGTGACGTGGGCCAACGGCTGGTACATGTACGCGCCGCTGAACGTGCCGATCTACAACCCCGGCTACACGCTGACGATGGGCGGGAACACGACGATCCTCGCGTTGACTCTGTTTACCATGTCGGTCTCCCTCGGCTCGGTGAACTTCCTGACGACGATCCACCGCTGTCGCGCCGAGGGGATGGGCACCTGGAACATGCCGCTGTTCACCTGGGGCATCCTGCTGACCGTCTGGATGATGCTGTTCGCGTTCGCGGCGCTGCTGGCCGCCCTGATCCTGATGCTCACCGACCGCATCCTGCTCACCCAGTACTACTCCTCGACCGCGGAGGGCTCGAGTCTGCTGTGGGGACATCTCTTCTGGTTCTTCGGCCATCCGGAGGTGTACATCGTCTTCTTCCCCTCGCTGGGGATTCTGTTCGAGACGTTCCAGACGTTCACCGGGCGACGGCTGGTCGGCCGGAAATGGGTCATCATCGCGATGGTCCTCGTGGCCGTCCAGTCGTTCCTCGTCTGGATGCATCACATGTTCCTGACGACGATCAACCTCGAGATCAAGACGCTGTTTATGGCGACGACGATCGGGATCTCGCTGCCGTTCGACCTGATGGTCTTCTCGCTGATCTACACGATGGTCAAGGGGCGGGTCCGGTTTACGACCCCGTTCCTGTTCGCACTCGGCGCGCTCGTGTTGTTCATCCTCGGCGGGATCACGGGGGTGTTTCTCGGCGCGGTCGTGCTGGACTACGAGTTCCGCGGGACCTACTGGGTCGTCGCCCACTTCCACTACGTGATGGTCTCGGGCGTCACCGCGCTGATCGGCGGCCTCTACTACTGGTGGCCGAAGATCACCGGGAAGATGTACTCCGAACGCCTCGGGAAGCTCAGCTTCGCGGTGTACTTCTTTGGCTTTAACCTGCTGTACTTCCCGATGTTCCTCGCCTGGGAGACCCCCCGCCGGGTCTTCAACTACCCGCCGGGAACGGAGTTCTTCCAGCAGCTCGCGACGGTCGGCGCGTTCGTGCTCGGCCTGTCGGTCTTGCTCGTGCTCGTCACGCTCGCGAAGAGCTTCGTTTCCGGTCCCGACGCACCCGACAACCCGTGGACGTACTCGCGGACCGCCGAGTGGGCGACGACATCGCCGCCACCGCTCGAGAACTGGCCGGACCGCCCCAGCTACGCCAGCGGGAAACTCGAGTTCGTCGACGACCGATCGGCAGCCGCGACCGACGGCGGTGCGGTCGCCCACGAGCGAACGCAGGCCGAACCGCTCGAGGCGGACCACGAGGACCACGCGAGCATCTGGCCGTTCGCCATCGGCATCGGGATGTTCGTCACGTTCCTCGGGCTCTCGGGGCTGACGCCGTATGTCGCTAATTTCGCCACCTCACACGGGGCTGAACTTGCCGGTCAAACGTCGGGGAGCCCCACTCTCCTCTATCCCGTGCTCTCGGTAGTCGGCGTCGGCATCCTTCTCGGCGCGTTCTTCCAATTCGGGCGCGAGCAGTTCAACGCCCCCGAAATGGCTATCGCCGAGCGCTGGCCGTTCGAGGGCGTCGGCACGACCAAGACCGGCGTCTGGATCTTCCTGGCCTCCGACGTGGTCGTCTTCGGGGCCGTCATCGGCGCGTACATCTTCATGCGACTCCACACCGGCTGGCAGGAAATCGGGACCGTCCCGCCCTCAGCGCTCGTCGGCCTGATCAACACCTACGTCCTGCTCACCTCGAGTTTCACCGTCGTCGTCGCGCTCGTGATGGCCGAACGCGGGAACAAACGAGGGCTGCTCGGAGCGATGGGCGCCACCCTGTTGCTCGGCCTGACGTTCCTCACGGTCAAGGGCTACGAGTGGAGCCAGGAGTTCGCCCACGACATCTACTGGTTCACCGACCTCGAGTACTCGATGTACTTCGTGACGACCGGGCTGCACGCGCTCCACGTCATCCTCGGACTACTCATCGCCGGGTTCATGATCTACCGGATCGCGAGCGTCGACGCCTACCTCGAGGACGACCGGCCGGTGGAGTACTTCGGCCTCTACTGGCACTTCGTCGACATCGTCTGGGTGTTCCTCTTCCCGCTGTTCTACCTGATGTAG
- a CDS encoding pyridoxamine 5'-phosphate oxidase family protein has translation MSLLVGGTDVSTVPSEAEHLLESEPVMAHLGTCAEGRPHVAPVWYRYDDGVVEIVTTGRKLANVRRNPRVALSIQKDDAGQTRWMVSLLGTATVIEDEAETAPARRRINEKYGAEPDAYAENTLVRIEAGSATYRTY, from the coding sequence TTGTCGCTTCTCGTCGGCGGTACGGACGTGTCGACCGTTCCATCGGAGGCGGAGCACCTGCTCGAGAGCGAACCCGTGATGGCCCACCTGGGAACCTGCGCCGAGGGCCGACCCCACGTCGCGCCGGTCTGGTACCGGTACGACGACGGCGTCGTCGAAATCGTCACGACCGGCCGGAAGCTGGCGAACGTCAGGCGGAATCCGCGCGTCGCCCTCTCGATTCAGAAGGACGATGCCGGGCAAACCCGCTGGATGGTCTCGCTGCTCGGAACGGCGACGGTGATCGAAGACGAAGCCGAGACGGCCCCAGCGCGTCGTCGGATCAACGAGAAGTACGGCGCGGAGCCCGACGCCTACGCCGAGAACACGCTGGTCCGAATCGAGGCCGGCTCGGCGACCTATCGGACCTACTGA
- a CDS encoding Nif3-like dinuclear metal center hexameric protein, whose translation MKLSSVVDRLDEELRTADYADLDASANGLQIGPDEAEIDRVAVAVDGVRETVDRAVEADADLLVVHHGMSWGGFDRLTGRTYDRIAPLIENDLALYVSHLPLDGHQELGNAAGVADVLELEDRAPFGELGPEHIGQRGTAADPFAPAELRDRLEANLDTGGRPVQLLDFGPDEIANVAIVTGSGADWLDEAVAAGADALVTGEGKQQVYHEAREAGIHVVLAGHYATETFGVRSLQELVEEWGLETTFLDVPTGL comes from the coding sequence ATGAAACTCTCGAGCGTCGTCGATCGACTCGACGAGGAGCTGCGGACCGCCGACTACGCCGACCTCGACGCCAGCGCGAACGGGCTACAGATCGGCCCCGACGAGGCCGAGATCGACCGCGTGGCGGTCGCCGTCGACGGCGTCCGCGAGACGGTCGACCGCGCGGTCGAAGCCGACGCGGACCTGTTGGTCGTCCACCACGGCATGTCCTGGGGCGGCTTCGATCGTCTCACGGGCCGCACCTACGACCGAATCGCGCCGCTGATCGAGAACGACCTCGCGCTGTACGTTTCCCACCTCCCGCTGGACGGCCATCAGGAACTGGGTAACGCCGCCGGCGTCGCCGACGTACTCGAGCTCGAGGACCGCGCCCCCTTCGGCGAACTCGGCCCCGAGCACATCGGCCAGCGCGGGACCGCGGCCGACCCCTTCGCCCCCGCCGAACTGCGCGACCGGCTCGAGGCGAACCTCGACACGGGCGGGCGGCCCGTCCAGTTGCTCGACTTCGGGCCCGACGAGATCGCGAACGTGGCGATCGTCACCGGCAGCGGAGCCGACTGGCTCGACGAGGCCGTCGCGGCCGGCGCGGACGCGCTGGTGACCGGCGAGGGAAAACAGCAGGTCTACCACGAGGCACGGGAGGCCGGCATCCACGTCGTCCTCGCGGGCCACTACGCCACCGAGACCTTCGGCGTCCGGTCGCTGCAGGAGTTGGTCGAGGAGTGGGGGCTCGAGACGACGTTCCTCGACGTGCCGACGGGACTGTAG